The following are encoded in a window of Acinonyx jubatus isolate Ajub_Pintada_27869175 chromosome D4, VMU_Ajub_asm_v1.0, whole genome shotgun sequence genomic DNA:
- the NR5A1 gene encoding steroidogenic factor 1 isoform X1, which translates to MDYSYDEDLDELCPVCGDKVSGYHYGLLTCESCKGFFKRTVQNNKHYTCTESQSCKIDKTQRKRCPFCRFQKCLTVGMRLEAVRADRMRGGRNKFGPMYKRDRALKQQKKAQIRANGFKLETGPPMGVPPPPPPPPDYMLPPGLHAPEPKGLASGPPAGPLGDFGAPALPMAVPSAHGPLAGYLYPTFPGRAIKSEYPEPYASPPQPGPPYGYPEPFSGGPGVPELILQLLQLEPDEDQVRARIVGCLQEPAKGRPDQPAAFSLLCRMADQTFISIVDWARRCMVFKELEVADQMTLLQNCWSELLVFDHIYRQIQHGKEGSILLVTGQEVELTAVAAQAGSLLHSLVLRAQELVLQLHALQLDRQEFVCLKFLILFSLDVKFLNNHSLVKDAQEKANAALLDYTLCHYPHCGDKFQQLLLCLVEVRALSMQAKEYLYHKHLGNEMPRNNLLIEMLQAKQT; encoded by the exons ATGGACTATTCCTACGACGAGGACCTGGATGAGCTGTGCCCCGTGTGTGGGGACAAGGTGTCCGGCTACCACTACGGGCTGCTCACATGCGAGAGCTGCAAG GGCTTCTTCAAGCGCACGGTGCAGAACAACAAGCACTACACGTGCACCGAGAGCCAGAGCTGCAAGATCGACAAGACGCAGCGCAAGCGCTGTCCCTTCTGCCGCTTCCAGAAGTGCCTGACGGTGGGGATGCGCCTGGAAG CTGTGCGTGCTGACCGCATGCGGGGTGGCCGGAACAAGTTTGGGCCCATGTACAAACGGGACCGAGCCCTGAAGCAGCAGAAGAAGGCACAGATTCGAGCCAATGGCTTCAAGCTGGAGACAGGCCCTCCAATGggggtgccccccccaccccctcccccaccggacTACATGCTGCCCCCTGGCCTGCATGCACCTGAGCCCAAGGGCCTGGCCTCTGGTCCACCTGCTGGGCCGCTGGGCGACTTTGGGGCCCCAGCACTGCCCATGGCCGTGCCCAGTGCCCACGGGCCACTGGCTGGCTACCTCTATCCCACCTTCCCTGGCCGTGCTATCAAGTCTGAGTACCCAGAACCCTATGCCAGTCCCCCACAGCCTGGGCCACCCTACGGCTACCCAGAGCCCTTCTCCGGAGGGCCTGGTGTGCCTGAGCTCATCCTGCAGCTGCTACAGCTGGAGCCGGACGAGGACCAGGTTCGGGCACGCATTGTGGGCTGCCTGCAGGAGCCGGCCAAGGGCCGCCCTGACCAGCCTGCGGCCTTCAGCCTCCTATGCAGGATGGCTGACCAGACCTTCATCTCCATCGTGGACTGGGCACGCAGGTGCATGGTCTTCAAGGAGCTGGAG GTGGCCGACCAGATGACCCTGCTACAGAACTGCTGGAGCGAGCTGCTGGTATTCGACCACATCTACCGCCAGATCCAACACGGCAAGGAGGGCAGCATCCTGCTGGTCACCGGGCAGGAG GTGGAGCTGACCGCGGTGGCCGCCCAGGCGGGCTCCCTGCTGCACAGCCTGGTGCTGCGGGCGCAGGAGCTGGTGCTGCAGTTACACGCGCTGCAGCTGGACCGCCAGGAGTTCGTCTGCCTCAAATTCCTCATCCTCTTCAGCCTCG ATGTGAAGTTCCTGAACAACCACAGCCTGGTGAAGGATGCTCAGGAGAAGGCCAATGCCGCCTTGCTCGATTACACCCTGTGCCACTACCCGCACTGCGGGGACAAGTTCCAGCAGCTGCTGCTGTGCCTGGTGGAGGTGCGGGCACTGAGCATGCAGGCCAAGGAATACCTGTACCACAAACACCTGGGCAATGAGATGCCCCGCAACAACCTGCTCATCGAGATGCTGCAAGCCAAGCAAACTTGA
- the NR5A1 gene encoding steroidogenic factor 1 isoform X2, giving the protein MRELQAVRADRMRGGRNKFGPMYKRDRALKQQKKAQIRANGFKLETGPPMGVPPPPPPPPDYMLPPGLHAPEPKGLASGPPAGPLGDFGAPALPMAVPSAHGPLAGYLYPTFPGRAIKSEYPEPYASPPQPGPPYGYPEPFSGGPGVPELILQLLQLEPDEDQVRARIVGCLQEPAKGRPDQPAAFSLLCRMADQTFISIVDWARRCMVFKELEVADQMTLLQNCWSELLVFDHIYRQIQHGKEGSILLVTGQEVELTAVAAQAGSLLHSLVLRAQELVLQLHALQLDRQEFVCLKFLILFSLDVKFLNNHSLVKDAQEKANAALLDYTLCHYPHCGDKFQQLLLCLVEVRALSMQAKEYLYHKHLGNEMPRNNLLIEMLQAKQT; this is encoded by the exons ATGCGAGAGCTGCAAG CTGTGCGTGCTGACCGCATGCGGGGTGGCCGGAACAAGTTTGGGCCCATGTACAAACGGGACCGAGCCCTGAAGCAGCAGAAGAAGGCACAGATTCGAGCCAATGGCTTCAAGCTGGAGACAGGCCCTCCAATGggggtgccccccccaccccctcccccaccggacTACATGCTGCCCCCTGGCCTGCATGCACCTGAGCCCAAGGGCCTGGCCTCTGGTCCACCTGCTGGGCCGCTGGGCGACTTTGGGGCCCCAGCACTGCCCATGGCCGTGCCCAGTGCCCACGGGCCACTGGCTGGCTACCTCTATCCCACCTTCCCTGGCCGTGCTATCAAGTCTGAGTACCCAGAACCCTATGCCAGTCCCCCACAGCCTGGGCCACCCTACGGCTACCCAGAGCCCTTCTCCGGAGGGCCTGGTGTGCCTGAGCTCATCCTGCAGCTGCTACAGCTGGAGCCGGACGAGGACCAGGTTCGGGCACGCATTGTGGGCTGCCTGCAGGAGCCGGCCAAGGGCCGCCCTGACCAGCCTGCGGCCTTCAGCCTCCTATGCAGGATGGCTGACCAGACCTTCATCTCCATCGTGGACTGGGCACGCAGGTGCATGGTCTTCAAGGAGCTGGAG GTGGCCGACCAGATGACCCTGCTACAGAACTGCTGGAGCGAGCTGCTGGTATTCGACCACATCTACCGCCAGATCCAACACGGCAAGGAGGGCAGCATCCTGCTGGTCACCGGGCAGGAG GTGGAGCTGACCGCGGTGGCCGCCCAGGCGGGCTCCCTGCTGCACAGCCTGGTGCTGCGGGCGCAGGAGCTGGTGCTGCAGTTACACGCGCTGCAGCTGGACCGCCAGGAGTTCGTCTGCCTCAAATTCCTCATCCTCTTCAGCCTCG ATGTGAAGTTCCTGAACAACCACAGCCTGGTGAAGGATGCTCAGGAGAAGGCCAATGCCGCCTTGCTCGATTACACCCTGTGCCACTACCCGCACTGCGGGGACAAGTTCCAGCAGCTGCTGCTGTGCCTGGTGGAGGTGCGGGCACTGAGCATGCAGGCCAAGGAATACCTGTACCACAAACACCTGGGCAATGAGATGCCCCGCAACAACCTGCTCATCGAGATGCTGCAAGCCAAGCAAACTTGA